One Misgurnus anguillicaudatus chromosome 5, ASM2758022v2, whole genome shotgun sequence genomic window, acaaagtttaataataataatcgagtgctcgtatcgcgttaagaataaatgagaaagcaatagtaacgttatacaagtatagttttattaacttttacctcgcgccaaaacaataacaacacaaaagacactaaatatgaataaaaacaagtaatggtttgatcatgacaccaaatactgctgatttgatctaattttgacgatcataaacaaacaaggccaacatgagagctaGGGAAtacctgtcagagatgtagcccagagagggcggtggtcagcggggcgagtgaacactgacgtccgctcatgctttggttctcatacgtagtGAATCTcataagcaaacgttcaaacaggcgctatctttactaatcgactgtagatttaaatataatacatatatattctcgactgaactaatcttaaaactacactttgtgaccaagaaattgtaatatttaaaaacggcgaatccgtccattgagttaatatgagattcaaagcagccgaaagtgttacccgtcattctggccgccctcaaatccgtggcggaagaagttctcaaacaaagaggcttttaaaattactctgttgttttctagttttcgtttttcaaatgtgtgccgtcgaactgttgtataaaagcaatatcgctctatATCATCAATTTTCGTAAGGGCAGTAAATGTATAGTATATAAGTTAAACTGATCAATAGactaattacagttttttatccATTAACTTTTGACAGTATATAAATAATAAGCAGGCACAAAAAATTAAATTCTACTCACCCCTATAAAGAATTAgaatcaaaatgtctggttgttgcgtttggttgcactaatataatatactatatttaagcaatatcgcttgagtaggagtgtgatataacTCTATATCATCACAGCTGTGATTgtctccggcactcggcctacagcctcgtgcctctggcctaatcacagccgtgatgatttAGAgttatatcacactcctactcaagcgatattgcttaaatatagtatattatattagtgcaaccaaacgcaacaaccagacattttgatgctgggaaaccattTTGATAAACTTAGCtaaccactggggaacaacaccacttccgttgccaaaatgtACCACAGTACTGATCATCACTTTTGTCTATGTACCACCATAATAGCAGAAGCACAATAGGATCCACAGTGCTTTTTTCTCAGCCAGTAGGGGGCAGAAGTCTATGCACaacagaaagaaaataaaagtgtgtaccTTTTGAAGTCAAAGACGTTCATTGTCATATGATTTTTTTGGGGATGGTTATGTATTGCAAGGATAGTTAAGAACATGTAGAATAAACTCTCGGTAAGCTATGGGGAAATACTTTTTTGCTATAAAGTTTACCCCCGCTGAAGCTTCTTTTCCTTCCTGAAGCGCAGTCTGCCGTTTGGGTTCCGTTGTAAATCTCTCTGTCAGCAGCAGTGTTCCTCTGTAAGATTAAAGGCAGTAAACAGGTTTGCTGTAGTTTACTGTGTTATGCCgttgtttattttaagatgATGTTTTGCTCTAGTAGAAGTATTAGGATGATGAAAGCACATCTTAAGATTCTAATTCTTTATAGGGGTGAGTAGAATTTCATTTTTTGTGCCTGATGattatttatatactgtaaaaagttaatGGATAGAAACTGTAATTAGTCTATTGATCAGTTTAActaatatactatacatttactgcccttacgaaaattaaccatgtttttttgtggtaaaagtgtagtaaccgtgattttttggtgtattgaatATTATTAGGAAacccatggttaattttcttaaGGGTGGGACTGTGATAAGATTCAACTGATAGTTATATATCTTTTACTTCTTTCTCTAGTTTTATGTGATGTGTTGGTGAAGTCTGGAAATGTTTTTGAGGGAACAGTGGGACAGTCAGCAGTTATCAGATGGTCTTTTCCAGATCTTCACATATATACACCAAAATACTTTTGCCGTCATCCATGTAAGCATGTTTTGATTAAAACTGAAAAGATTGATGAGGTCGTCTCAGCTGGAAGATATTCTGTAATGAGCACTACCAATACAAAGACCTTCAGTGTAACCATCAGACATCTGAGACTTACAGACTCTGGTTTTTATTACTGTGGACTTGATCAATGGTTTAAAGACACACTGGAGAAAGTACAGCTGGTTGTCCATTCAGGTGGGTAAACAACATTTGTGGTTATGATATACATGTCTCcctgtttaattttaaattatttaataatacatttaatataaattcacAACATTCAGTAAGATTTATATGTGCTAATTATTTACTTCTTTGTCTGTTAATAATGCTAGGCAAGATTATTTAAAGTTATAATATATAAAGTTAATGCTAAGTACTTAACATAGGGATGATTTGcagaaaaaaaatagaaatgggatataaattattaaagggcagctattttgtgtatttgatataatacaatgtgtttgcatggtttatggttaaaaacacattattttccacatactgtacatttttgtagttccAGATATCCCTGCCTTCCACAAACGCTCtgattttgcataaaatcatcgatctgaaaagcccTGTGTCTCTGATTGCTCAGCTAATCTATACATTGTGAtaggaaatgtgatgctccttatcatgtttgaaagatttgctcacattgcaatgctgacaggagttaaaggggccatggcatgaaaattttccatgttaagtgctataataggtcttcacgggtccacttagatccgaaaacccgaggtccaacccgagacccgatcgggtttgggtctaaaagtttcatgtgtgccTCGAACACGGGTTGGGTATAATATTAGTGGCAttgggtctcgggtaatttaaaattaatgtgtttttgccgaacgaCCCAAAAACCCGAACTCTCTTgcgtgtgtgcgtcaatgtccttttcaaacctctcctctgtttgccaagagcgcttgcaaCATTGTGTAgctggcggtaggttaattttcattgagacagacatgtcattcaattttaaaagtaacgtacATTTTAACGGTTACCTGGGTGTCGTcttcagataacaaagtaaaacagatggagcagctcgccaaattggttgcgacTTGGTTGTTTCTTTATGTCTGACTGCTGCATgcggggctgcagactgcacacacatCTGTGCCGTTTACATTCAAGTCCAGTCGGGTAAAAAAATGCCACTGGTTCGGGTCAGACTccggtctaattttctcgggtttgtctcgcGTCGgtctttctttttaaaaatattatttatgcacgtcggatttgggtataaagtgattttggtcatttcgggtcgggtacatttccttggacccgagaagacctctagttcccagtgcttctatcaacctagaaaatgatgaaaaagatcaacccagtaacttagttttgattaacctttttttgcaagcacctgaaaaaataggtcattgaaattgctttctccttatgatgtcataaggagatcttattataataaaaccgccccttaatctgcaattTAAGTTGGATACTAcagcactgcaatttagtgaagagagaaagagagagagagaaaatagttgacagcacaactgagtttgaattgcatcaaaTCACCATctttgtgatcagtgtttgcacttcatcagctcatttgcattttaaaggacacacccaaaacggcacatttttgcacacacctacaaagtggcaattttaacatgctataaaaaattatttatatggtattttgagctaaaacttcagaTATGTGccctggggacaccaaagatttattttacatcttaaaaaattattgtgacatgtcccctttaactgaCAGTATCAGAAGTGggaagaattatgataatgtcggtcttgtctacgtcaccaatccactgatctatataaatgactggattgcgcatagaacgcttaacgtaacagcgtgaggtgaagccagcgcagagttcgagccgccatcttggtatacccaaccggcagacggcgtcattgacttccattcaaaatcatgtttaaaattcacccgctttacagcgtatcagtcacgcaagattatttttaggatatgtgtacgtaagtTAACTGTTatttctggtgttatttgcaatgtttatgctttaatcgggcaggaaaatggatttataaaaaaccattaaggtgagtgtgtctgctgcgttctgttaatgacacgggtataaataaagtttttttgacattcagctatacggtcagcgttatttctctaaataagtttaggtaacttgtaagtttagataacataaaaccagcaaattattgcatgcacatacggtacgaagtatgattatttatttagatttcagaatgagcacgtttgtcattaatactaaatatgctgcggtctgtctgctgatctgatactgtaatgaagatgaatgtataataactcattaaaaactaaaatgtacaactttcagtaaataactatgtacatgcttaggacgtttgtgttgtaataatgtacagggtaacttcagatataaaaacgaagactagtaaggtgatgttttatcattaaaacctgatcgcgtccattgatttaatagaatgtttgggcataccaacatggcggcgcggtggcttcacagttgtgacgtcatgcgcaatccagtcatttatatagatcagtgcaccaatcccaggaagtaaactgttgcctacaatctgtgtgtttgttgtagtccaggaaaagacacttgcgtcatcgtttactttgggggtTGTGCCTTtagcatattgttaacatgtactaatacacacttacacaccaaaggaaatgtaaaatcatgaatcagaccaggtgccctttaaaaaataacagaaaGAAATCTAATGATTTAAAATCACAATCAAAACTAAACATAAGTTACAAtatgaaaaatgtgtataaaacaAGGAGACAGATATAATATTAATTTTAGTCATTTATGTTCTTAAACtcaaaggggtggtttcccagacagggtttagattaatccaggactaggccttagttatattaggacattaggacccataccttacaaaaaacaatactagtgtgcatcttaagacaaaacatatgttaagatatgtcagtgcaaggtgttttaaATTAGACctagctcaaacatgcatttttgtctgggactaggataaaccctggcTGTGAAACTGCCTCTAAATTCTGTATAAATGATTTTTTGGTGTGTGTTTATTCTCTGCAGCTCCTGCGACTCCACCTTTAAACACATCAGCTGCTGTATTGAACTCCACAAACATCCTTAATCACACAGTAGTGTCTACAACACACACCTATACAGGTACAGTCACATCCAAACACAAGTGAATTGAATGATTTTACAGTGTTGAGCATTTGTATATTGTAGAAACATAGAAACACATGTATATATGTTATATCCGCTGTAGCTGCCCACAGATGACATGATATCCTGTCTCACTTTACAGATGATATATTGTAATTCTtcctctatctctctctctctctctctctctctctctctctctctctctctctctctctctctatctatctatctatctatctatctatctatctatcagaTAATTCCTTCACCAGTCCAATCTATTAATAGTTCTGAATTGCCAGAAAAAAGCTCCGGTAGTTTTTCTCATATTTGATTTTTTGTAATATGGCATTTGGAATTACTTTCATTATTTGTTCCTGCACAGAAATATCTCTGCTTTCTGGATTGTCTTAGAATACTATGCTGATGTTATCATTgtgatgatgttttattttcacatcAGTCGATGTGAGTCTGGTTTATGCAGGTGTTCTGCTGCTGCTGGTGCTCTGTGCTCTTGTGGCTTTGGTTTTACTCTACAAgagaaaatcaatgtcaaaGTCCAGCGGTAAGAccacacaaacagaaagacatgaacaaaaaacaatgtttttgttGTGATTAATAGGTATTAAGAGAGTGTGGACAGTTATTAAAAGTCACTTTATATGAGTTCTACGATTATGTTTATTGCAGCGTTGATCCATCCCACCCCTGATAATCCAGTTCTAGATACACCAGACCCCAGCCAGGTAGAAACCCAGCATTTCCTCATTAGATAGTTGCTTTGTGATAGTATAATCtagttaaataatattacagCAAATAACacagcaaatatatattttttataatgttaATATGTGTTTGCcatatttttctgtgtttcatTGTCTCTCTATAGAATATAGAAGACGTCTATCACCTCTATGATCAACTAGTGACAGAGCATTGCTCTGTTGGTCGACCTACAGCAGATGATTCATCtctaaactattcaacagtgcAGAACTGTGATATTGCACCTCAGGATGATGTTAACGCtttgtattcattcattactttacaacaaatgtaaaatgaggataaataaataaagtatacTGCAGAGCATTCATGGTAGATGTGGTCAAAGTGTTCCATAAAGCAAGCTGCACCATGCTGCATGCTGCAGTGTCAGTGTGTTTCTACATTAAAGCTCTCTATATTTATGACCTGTATGTTCCTGTGGAAAACCTGTAGAGTGTGAATAGTCTGAAATAGTTTCTATTTAGAGATGTTAACTGTTCACCAAACTGGCACAGACAGCATATATGCATAGTGTCCCTTACTGAGATCAGGGTTTTCTTTGTTCATGGTTTCTTCAAGGTGGTTTAATGTGGAGAATATGTGTCATTTGTGGGTTTTACACAGTTTCATGTTTGCTATAGATCTTGTAGTAAATACTATCTGAAATTTAAATTGGATTTATTATTGTAAGAGAATGACTTCTGATTATTTACTTAATAGTTAGTAATGTTATTGTACCAGATGCCACTATAAGTGTGATTTAAATGAACACCTTGTCACAGTACCCTGTGATGAATGTTGAACATTCAAGTTTTCTTGCAAGGTGACAAGAATATCAGAATGTGTTTATGATGATGATATGCCAGCAGCTTAGAtggcagggttcccacgggtccttgaaatccttgaaagtttgtggaTCTGGGGGGGGATTCAAGGCCCtgcagtttttgaaaatatacatacataaattcaggtcattgaaagtgcttgaatcttttttttattcaagaagttttctgaaaaaaaatccatattattccctgtgtagtaggataatatcataaaattctagactttctAAGCACACAtgctgtttgctttaaatgcttatatcttctgtatgcgaatgttgatttataccaaaatgcttttagttgtgtttgacacatgaaaacgtctcgggttacgtactgttattccctgagaagggaacgagacgctgcatcttccttgccatacttcctgtgtccctgtaacgctgtctttggcagtatttcagatagtgatatacttcctggctcccgcatcacctTTGTTGTTAatcctcaccattggttgaatttgatatacacattcagacgcacttacccctggaggcatccccaaagtgtcaccaccacagttccctcaaaagggaactgtaataaCGTATCTTAAGAGGTAACAaggctctcacttgaaatgtgtccccacatttagtccttgaatttgagggtattggacctagaaagtccttgaaatgtccttgaatttgaagttaactaaggtgtgggaaccctgtagatGGGAAACTAAGAAGCTTTTTGAAATTACAACATAAGCATTTTCTAACAAACCCAAAAATTGTTGTGTTTTACTGGACTAAGCTGTGAGTGTCATTTGTTCAGCGGTAAAACTACAACTCTACTTCCTTTTACTGCAACAGATGAATGTGTGCCTTCCTCCCTCTCCTAATAAGGTGGGGCACACACCGTTCATCTGTCAGCAGGGCCGGCGCCACGAGGGGGCGTGAGGGGGCGTCGCCCCCGCACCGGCACTATCTCGCCCCCTCCACCATTAATGTTGAAtgggattttattttaatgataatatttgatttaaaaatcacatttgcctTGTGTATTGTCTTTCTAAAGTGAATTTTATAgtctaattatttaacaaaaccaAAAAATCAAGTGTGCATGTATTCTACCGTGACATTAATAAACACACGCCCACTCCATGGCTTGTTACACTTCAAGCGGCGCCACCAGAACCGCGAGGCGATCATGACGTCAAAGcgccgcgagagcgagacgaaactacactttgcatgatttctcgaatcgctccCGCGGTACCCCGACATCACCCGACCGTCGGTTCCTGCAGCGCCGCATGGAGTTGAACAAGCCTTTTGTGTTGACGGCTTGACGCACGTCGACAATGAGCCCGCATTCTCAGTCTCAGCGGGAAATCAAGATGTCGAAGTGCGAAAGTATATCAAAAGTTACAGAAAGGAGTGGGAGAGTTACCCGGGCCTGCCCTGTAGCAATGGATATATGGAAAATAGGACTTCAAATTCTGCAAACCGGACTGCGGATTATCACACATCAATTAATGCCGTGGCATGGATTATTATCGGAGCATTTCAGGTGCACAGAACCAAATGTTCGGCTGTCATGTCAATTCTGGCaccatgaacttcagccagactgtacatagttttgaaaagttcagatgtttatgttgttcAGCATCCTTGCAAGTTAAAGTACAACCAACACAGCCtattattgttctgcatttaacgttaaaggtaagcatacgatctctctctctctcacacctgtttatcagaagtaaaatacatgtattattattaatattaatagataAAAACAGACATTGAATTTATAACTAATGAATAGGTATTTGAATTAGCCTATTCTATCCTAAAGCATAGCTAAATGTGTAAACGAGTTGTCATTTTGCTATTGTGGTTCTCTATCTGCTGGTGTTTAATCGCTAGCTTATGGTGCATTACTTAAATAACTACGTTAAATGATCAAATTGAACcaaaattttgataaaatgttgcgtttggACCGTTTTTGCGCTAGAAATCATTTGCAAACACTGTCCCCCACCATTACGTAAAAATTATTTGCACTACGGAAAGCAAACACGAAGTAcgaacatttcataatttcagggttttatattacattaactaatttCACAATGGACAGTCGAAATGGATTAAAAAGAACTACCTCTGGGTCTGAACTTCAAATGAGCAGTGTTGAGCTGTTAAGTAACGTTAGGtatgcttttttgttgttgtacatagtaaaagtgttcagatcatgtacgttgctcactatagctgtagtttttgtggttgtattacagagatgtttgtttataacacGTTAAAGCTTAAGGGACGTACCAAAGCTATATGTATTTTCTAGCTTGgggaattaaatgcattttgtgtgatcGCCCCCTCTGGTATTTAAGACGCCCCCTCATCAGCGCTCGGCTGGCGCCGGCACTGCAGTAGAATCAGACCTGTGAGAGAGTGAAGTTTGCTGTTTCTTTTAATGTGCTATgcgaaatgtttttgtttgtaaatattttaGGGAGAATGAATACTGTTCTGAAGATTCTTTGTCTTTTAAAAGGTAACATCTATTTATATTGCTAATTTTTTACCACCCATTTGCAattcatttttttctgaaaaattgctcaaataaaaatgtatatgttaaaattaaacgGGAGGTAAAATCAGTACTATGTGGTTAAATTATTAAGTGTATGTAATGTTACATGTATGAGGTAAATATCAATATAGATGTTTAGATAGTTATTAGCAACATTTTACACCCTATTTGTCAAcatacaaacattttctttgATGATTATTTGTATGTGTGAGAGTTATTGTAGTGCCTCATAAATGTAATTTCTCTGTAATTCTCTGTTCAGATATTTATTGATAATTAAACATGTATATTTCTCTAGTTTTATGTGGTGTGTTGGTGAAGTCTGGAAATGTTTTTGAGGGAACAGTGGGACAGTCAGCAGTTATCAGATGTCCTTTTCCAGATTTTCACATATTGACACCAAAATACTTTTGCCGTCATCCGTGTAGTTTATCTAAGCATGTTTTGCTTAAAACTGAAGAGATTGATGAGGTTGTCTCAGCTGATAGATATTCTGTAATGAGCACAAGCAGTACAAGGATCTTCACTGTAACCATCAGACATCTGACAC contains:
- the LOC129414569 gene encoding uncharacterized protein, whose protein sequence is MMFCSSRSIRMMKAHLKILILYRVLCDVLVKSGNVFEGTVGQSAVIRWSFPDLHIYTPKYFCRHPCKHVLIKTEKIDEVVSAGRYSVMSTTNTKTFSVTIRHLRLTDSGFYYCGLDQWFKDTLEKVQLVVHSAPATPPLNTSAAVLNSTNILNHTVVSTTHTYTVDVSLVYAGVLLLLVLCALVALVLLYKRKSMSKSSALIHPTPDNPVLDTPDPSQNIEDVYHLYDQLVTEHCSVGRPTADDSSLNYSTVQNCDIAPQDDVNALYSFITLQQM